The Opitutales bacterium ASA1 genome window below encodes:
- a CDS encoding DNA polymerase III subunit alpha: MSGAASDFVHLHVHTDYSLLDGACRVDRLMKRATDLGMKAIALTDHGNMFGAIEFYNAAKSAGIKPLIGCELYVAIGSRLEKSGKSEEGKNFYHLGVLARNLEGYQNLLKLVSDAHLRGFYYKPRTDLDALARYSRGLIGFTGCLAAEVPQHLMAGRYDEARKACGRYVEIFGRENYFVEIQDHGLPEQRKVIPDLLKLGAEFGLKVICSNDVHYVRDSDSSPHEALLCIQTGAKLADEKRFKFDSNQFFLKSRDEMLRLFGEIPESLTNTLAVAEMVDLAIPFPKGSERYPRYPLPPEVKVDRSTYLLDLCIAGLKTRYGVDYREIAARPVVQERLQKLQVPAGQKPQPPDYGGLAHEEELAVRMGYELAIINITGFVDYFLVVWDFIAWAQQQKIPVGPGRGSGAGCIVAYLLGITNLDPIRFKLLFERFLNPERVSPPDFDIDFCMRRRGEVIDYVRKKYGNDCVANIITYGTLGAKMVVRDVARVHDLPFAEADRLAKMIPDELNISLEDSITKSAELRAEIESNPTAKKIIEAGRVLEGMVRNTGKHAAGIIITDQPLDEFVPLTSQEGDVTVQFDMGAVTKLGLLKMDFLGLKTLTVIADAVEHVRRTADPAFDIETIPLDDPKTYEMLNAGRTIGVFQLESGGMQSACKQVGVTDINDINAICALYRPGPMQFIPDYARGKRDPSTVSYPHQLLEQSLQETYGIIVYQEQVMECAKIIAGYTLGGADMLRRAMGKKDADAMAKERVKFVAGAKERHGMSESKANEIFDLLNKFASYGFNKSHSAAYALVSYQTAYLKANYPVQFMAAVLSAELGNAEKMSHFIDEAQAMGMTVLGPDVNESGLSFTPVGDKIRFGMAGIKGVGESASQKIIEERRANGPFADFRDFMHRVDSKAVNRRVLECLVKSGAFDFTGETRGSIFHRIDQAMSEAAERQRDLSLGQESFFDMLAAPAPKATAAKKAAPDPSKSFTQAEMLQFEKELLGFYISGHPLDAFGGLAEAVSTTTPEELPTLPDRTDFRISGVATAITKRLSKRDNQPWAFFNLATRTGTVQVQCYSDAYAEYGANLENEKVVVVTGTVLNRDGDARFSVREVHPLERAIGALVKKITWIVRPGAEADDFMHHLRGSLDARPGNILMEVGFLGADDFVAVAELSGALKAQADPAEIRKLRKHRAVVGILVETKAIPAAEPRRWGRKPSG, translated from the coding sequence ATGTCCGGTGCCGCTTCCGACTTCGTCCACCTCCACGTCCACACCGATTACAGCCTGCTCGACGGGGCCTGCCGGGTGGACCGGTTGATGAAGCGCGCGACCGACCTCGGGATGAAGGCGATCGCCCTCACCGACCACGGCAACATGTTCGGCGCGATCGAGTTCTACAACGCCGCCAAGTCTGCGGGCATCAAGCCGCTCATCGGCTGCGAACTCTACGTCGCCATCGGATCCCGCCTCGAGAAATCCGGCAAGTCGGAGGAAGGGAAGAACTTCTACCACCTCGGCGTGCTCGCGCGGAATCTCGAGGGTTACCAGAACCTGCTGAAGCTCGTCTCCGACGCGCATCTGCGCGGCTTCTATTACAAGCCGCGGACCGACCTCGACGCGCTCGCCCGCTACTCGCGCGGGCTGATCGGCTTCACCGGTTGTCTCGCCGCCGAGGTGCCGCAACACCTCATGGCCGGTCGCTACGACGAAGCGCGCAAGGCCTGCGGGCGTTACGTCGAGATCTTCGGTCGCGAGAACTACTTCGTCGAGATCCAGGACCACGGCCTGCCGGAGCAGCGCAAGGTCATCCCCGACCTGCTCAAGCTCGGGGCCGAGTTCGGCCTGAAGGTGATCTGCTCCAACGACGTCCACTACGTCCGCGATTCCGACTCCAGTCCGCACGAAGCCCTCCTCTGCATCCAGACCGGCGCCAAGCTCGCGGACGAGAAGCGCTTCAAGTTCGACAGCAACCAGTTCTTCCTCAAATCGCGCGACGAAATGCTTCGGCTCTTCGGCGAGATACCCGAGTCGCTCACCAACACGCTCGCCGTCGCCGAGATGGTCGATCTCGCCATCCCGTTCCCCAAGGGCTCGGAGCGTTACCCCCGCTACCCGTTGCCGCCCGAGGTGAAGGTCGATCGCTCCACGTACTTGCTCGATCTCTGCATCGCCGGATTGAAGACACGCTACGGAGTCGACTACCGCGAGATCGCCGCGCGCCCCGTAGTGCAGGAACGACTACAGAAACTCCAAGTCCCCGCCGGCCAGAAACCCCAGCCGCCCGACTACGGCGGACTCGCGCACGAGGAGGAACTCGCCGTGCGGATGGGCTACGAGCTGGCGATCATCAACATCACCGGCTTCGTCGACTACTTCCTCGTCGTCTGGGACTTCATCGCGTGGGCCCAGCAGCAGAAGATCCCCGTCGGTCCCGGTCGCGGCTCGGGCGCCGGTTGCATCGTCGCCTACCTGCTCGGCATCACCAACCTCGACCCCATCCGCTTCAAGCTGCTCTTCGAGCGCTTCCTCAACCCCGAGCGCGTGTCGCCGCCCGACTTCGACATCGACTTCTGCATGCGTCGTCGCGGCGAGGTGATCGACTACGTGCGCAAGAAATACGGCAACGACTGCGTCGCCAACATCATCACTTACGGCACGCTCGGCGCGAAGATGGTCGTGCGCGACGTCGCACGCGTGCACGACCTGCCCTTCGCCGAGGCCGACCGCCTCGCGAAGATGATCCCCGACGAACTCAACATCTCGCTCGAGGACTCGATCACGAAGTCCGCCGAGCTGCGCGCCGAGATCGAATCCAATCCCACGGCGAAGAAGATCATCGAAGCCGGCCGCGTACTCGAAGGCATGGTGCGCAACACCGGCAAACACGCAGCGGGCATCATCATCACCGATCAGCCGCTGGACGAGTTCGTCCCGCTCACCTCGCAGGAAGGCGACGTCACCGTGCAGTTCGACATGGGCGCCGTGACCAAGCTCGGCCTGCTCAAGATGGACTTCCTCGGCCTGAAGACGCTCACGGTCATCGCCGACGCCGTGGAGCACGTCCGTCGCACCGCCGATCCCGCGTTCGACATCGAGACCATCCCCCTGGACGACCCGAAGACCTACGAGATGCTCAACGCCGGCCGCACGATCGGCGTGTTCCAGCTCGAATCCGGCGGCATGCAGAGCGCGTGCAAGCAGGTCGGCGTCACGGACATCAACGACATCAACGCCATCTGCGCGCTCTACCGTCCGGGTCCGATGCAGTTCATCCCGGACTACGCACGCGGCAAGCGCGACCCGTCCACCGTCTCCTACCCGCACCAGCTTCTCGAACAATCGCTGCAGGAGACCTACGGCATCATCGTCTATCAGGAGCAGGTGATGGAGTGCGCGAAGATCATCGCCGGTTACACGCTCGGCGGCGCCGACATGCTGCGCCGCGCGATGGGCAAGAAGGACGCCGACGCGATGGCGAAGGAACGCGTCAAGTTCGTCGCCGGCGCAAAGGAAAGGCACGGCATGAGCGAGTCGAAGGCCAACGAGATCTTCGACCTGCTCAACAAGTTCGCCAGCTACGGCTTCAACAAGTCCCACTCGGCCGCCTACGCGCTCGTCAGCTACCAGACGGCGTATTTGAAAGCCAACTACCCGGTGCAGTTCATGGCCGCCGTGCTCTCGGCCGAACTGGGCAACGCCGAGAAGATGTCGCACTTCATCGACGAAGCGCAGGCGATGGGCATGACGGTGCTCGGCCCCGACGTGAACGAGTCCGGCCTGAGCTTCACGCCCGTGGGCGACAAGATCCGCTTCGGCATGGCGGGCATCAAGGGCGTGGGCGAAAGCGCCTCGCAGAAGATCATCGAGGAGCGCCGTGCGAACGGTCCGTTCGCCGACTTCCGCGACTTCATGCACCGCGTCGATTCCAAGGCGGTGAACCGCCGCGTCTTGGAATGCCTCGTGAAGTCCGGCGCGTTCGACTTCACCGGCGAGACGCGCGGCTCGATCTTCCACCGCATCGATCAGGCGATGAGCGAAGCGGCCGAGCGTCAACGCGACCTCTCGCTCGGACAAGAATCGTTCTTCGACATGCTGGCCGCACCCGCGCCCAAGGCGACGGCGGCGAAGAAGGCCGCCCCCGATCCCTCGAAGAGTTTCACCCAAGCGGAGATGCTCCAGTTCGAGAAGGAGTTGCTCGGTTTCTACATTTCCGGCCATCCGCTCGACGCCTTCGGCGGCTTGGCCGAGGCCGTGAGCACGACCACGCCGGAGGAGTTGCCCACCCTGCCCGACCGCACCGACTTCCGTATCAGCGGAGTGGCTACGGCGATCACCAAACGGCTGTCGAAACGCGACAATCAGCCGTGGGCCTTCTTCAACCTCGCGACCCGCACCGGCACCGTGCAGGTGCAGTGCTATTCGGACGCTTACGCGGAATACGGCGCGAACCTCGAGAACGAAAAAGTCGTCGTCGTGACCGGCACCGTGCTCAACCGCGACGGCGACGCACGCTTCTCCGTGCGCGAGGTACACCCGCTGGAGCGCGCGATCGGCGCCTTGGTGAAGAAGATCACCTGGATCGTGCGACCCGGCGCCGAAGCGGACGACTTCATGCACCACCTGCGGGGCTCGCTCGATGCGCGACCCGGCAACATCCTCATGGAGGTCGGCTTCCTCGGCGCGGACGACTTCGTGGCCGTGGCCGAACTCTCCGGCGCGCTGAAGGCGCAGGCGGATCCGGCCGAGATCCGGAAGCTGCGCAAACACCGCGCGGTCGTCGGTATCCTCGTCGAGACCAAGGCGATCCCCGCGGCCGAACCAAGGCGCTGGGGCCGGAAACCCTCCGGCTGA
- a CDS encoding solute:sodium symporter family transporter — translation MDALIQSSVFVALTLSIALLTWRHCRHAPRSSDGAKEYFLAGSGLSWVFVAGSITLTNINTDTLVGWNGNQMLMVVWWELAGVAGLLVLGRFFIPVYYAYKCTTVTELLERRYSDKHVRATVATLFLLGNLFIFLPIMLYTSSLFLKSMLGLPETIAGIDTLMMLATCAAVVGAAYAIFGGLRAVAVSDTYSGVLVFGLAFVIVFVALRAVGWDLSDLPPERLSMIGGADSPVPWTTLFTGMIFAQTYYFSTNQTITQRALASPTVREARRGAYAAAVIRLLLVPPIVVVPGLCAYKLYGATGDATYGRIVGDLLPHWMQGAFAAAMIAAAMTSFNSVLNSSAALYVCDLHQRYVNPKPAIARLSVGLQIAFSILAIALVPAYRGAESIIQLIQQLIGLFSMPILSAFITGLLFRNVDGRAVIATLLFGACLYGTFTFVWSPLHFLHLMFVTVWACVAFALTLNRLAFGRRATFVLADAASRARIREILSDRTTSSRA, via the coding sequence ATGGACGCTCTCATCCAGTCTTCCGTCTTCGTCGCCCTCACCCTTTCGATCGCGCTGCTCACTTGGCGACACTGTCGCCACGCTCCACGTTCCAGTGACGGGGCGAAAGAGTACTTCCTCGCCGGCAGCGGCCTGAGCTGGGTGTTCGTCGCCGGTTCGATCACGCTGACGAACATCAACACCGACACCCTCGTCGGCTGGAACGGCAATCAGATGCTCATGGTCGTCTGGTGGGAACTGGCCGGAGTCGCCGGGCTGCTGGTGCTCGGGCGATTTTTCATCCCGGTCTACTACGCCTACAAATGCACGACGGTGACGGAGCTGCTCGAGCGTCGCTACTCCGACAAACACGTTCGCGCGACCGTCGCCACGCTCTTCCTGCTCGGCAACCTCTTCATCTTCCTGCCGATCATGCTCTACACGAGCTCGCTCTTCCTGAAGTCGATGCTCGGCCTGCCGGAAACGATCGCGGGCATCGACACCCTCATGATGCTCGCCACCTGCGCCGCAGTCGTGGGAGCGGCCTATGCGATCTTCGGAGGGCTGCGCGCGGTGGCGGTTTCCGACACCTACAGCGGGGTACTCGTGTTCGGGCTCGCGTTCGTGATCGTCTTCGTCGCGTTGCGCGCGGTCGGTTGGGATCTCTCCGATCTGCCGCCGGAACGCCTTTCGATGATCGGTGGGGCCGACTCGCCCGTGCCGTGGACGACCCTGTTCACCGGCATGATCTTCGCGCAGACCTACTACTTCAGCACCAACCAGACCATCACCCAACGCGCGCTCGCCTCGCCCACCGTGCGTGAGGCTCGGCGAGGCGCGTACGCGGCCGCGGTCATCCGTTTGCTTCTCGTGCCGCCTATCGTCGTCGTGCCGGGCCTGTGCGCCTACAAACTCTACGGCGCGACCGGTGACGCCACCTACGGCCGCATCGTGGGCGACCTGCTGCCGCACTGGATGCAGGGTGCGTTCGCCGCGGCGATGATCGCCGCCGCGATGACGAGCTTCAACTCGGTCCTCAATTCCTCGGCCGCGCTCTACGTCTGCGATCTCCACCAACGCTACGTGAATCCCAAGCCCGCCATCGCGCGGCTCAGCGTGGGCCTGCAGATCGCGTTTTCGATCCTCGCGATCGCTCTCGTGCCGGCCTATCGCGGCGCGGAGAGCATCATCCAGCTCATCCAACAGCTCATCGGGCTGTTCAGCATGCCGATCCTGTCCGCATTCATCACCGGCCTGCTTTTCCGCAATGTCGACGGGCGCGCCGTCATCGCCACGCTCCTCTTCGGCGCATGCCTCTACGGGACGTTCACCTTCGTGTGGTCGCCCCTGCACTTCCTGCACCTGATGTTCGTCACGGTCTGGGCCTGTGTGGCGTTCGCGCTCACGCTCAACCGCCTCGCCTTCGGCCGCCGAGCGACTTTCGTCCTCGCCGACGCTGCGAGCCGGGCGCGCATCCGCGAGATCCTGAGCGATCGCACGACTTCGAGCCGCGCCTGA
- a CDS encoding trehalose utilization protein ThuA, whose amino-acid sequence MTSTISVTVWGEFRHEKKNPKVSSIYPEGMHEAIASALRRAPDLAVRTATLDEPDHGLPTDVLERTDVLVWWGHLAHQEVSDAVAAEVQRRVLEGMGLIVLHSGHYSKVFKRLMGTTCSLKWREATDKERLWNVAPSHPITEGVGDYFELPQEEMYGEPFGIPTPDELIFISWFTGGEVFRSGATWQRGHGRVFYFRPGHETYPTYHDANVQRIVLNAVRWARPTVRIKDSAPCSPPLEPLPPAPSS is encoded by the coding sequence ATGACTTCCACGATTTCCGTCACCGTGTGGGGCGAGTTCCGACACGAGAAGAAGAACCCGAAAGTGTCGTCGATCTACCCCGAGGGGATGCACGAGGCCATCGCGTCCGCGCTTCGGCGCGCGCCGGACCTCGCCGTGCGCACAGCCACGCTCGACGAACCGGATCACGGACTCCCGACCGACGTCCTCGAACGGACGGACGTGCTCGTGTGGTGGGGGCACCTCGCGCACCAAGAGGTGTCCGACGCCGTGGCGGCGGAGGTGCAGCGACGGGTGCTCGAAGGCATGGGCCTGATCGTGCTGCACTCGGGGCATTACTCGAAAGTCTTCAAGCGACTCATGGGCACGACCTGTTCGTTGAAATGGCGCGAAGCCACCGACAAGGAACGGCTGTGGAACGTGGCGCCGTCGCACCCGATCACCGAGGGCGTGGGCGACTATTTCGAACTTCCGCAGGAAGAGATGTACGGTGAACCGTTCGGCATCCCGACGCCCGACGAACTGATCTTCATCTCGTGGTTCACCGGGGGCGAAGTCTTCCGCAGCGGTGCGACGTGGCAGCGCGGCCACGGTCGCGTGTTCTACTTCCGGCCCGGCCACGAGACGTATCCAACTTACCACGACGCCAACGTCCAGCGGATCGTCCTCAACGCCGTGCGTTGGGCCCGGCCGACGGTGCGGATCAAGGACTCGGCTCCTTGCTCGCCGCCGCTCGAGCCGTTGCCGCCCGCCCCGTCTTCGTGA
- a CDS encoding MotA/TolQ/ExbB proton channel family protein, with translation MKRLLLLTVLPFAVASSYGADLATAAGTAEQKLAAAVAELSALRESIAKEKLPVAAELRQLEATLLEKRRERDRLERISDNVGVELSALETQLKARNDELGYVGNLLNDYANRFNSSLHPAEVSLYAEKIMPILNVSEQTELARIEKLKTQASALSVGLARIKQNAGGHSFDGRAVLPDGRFQTGKFALLGPIGIFASSDGSVAGLAERGSSTEPRVLVFDPAATPALASFALSGKGEIPLDTTLGRATAIAATRESVLEHIAKGGIWMYPILGFAFVAFAVGLFKFLEISRFKLPPSSLALDILEQLRHGKVAEAEKLAKSQEGPASAMLLEGIKHSHLPKELLDEVLFEKLLEVKPKLERGLAIISVTAAVAPLLGLLGTVTGMINTFKLITLFGTGDAKSLSSGISEALITTEFGLIVAIPSLLLSAFLSRKVAGLLSRLEQTSITFVNGVSVIRETRETNGPVAVAS, from the coding sequence ATGAAACGACTTCTTCTTCTCACCGTTCTTCCCTTCGCCGTAGCCTCCTCCTACGGGGCCGATCTGGCCACCGCCGCGGGGACCGCGGAACAAAAACTCGCCGCCGCCGTCGCGGAACTCTCCGCGCTTCGCGAGTCGATCGCGAAGGAAAAGCTCCCCGTCGCCGCCGAGCTCCGACAGCTCGAAGCCACGCTGCTCGAGAAGCGCCGCGAGCGCGATCGCCTCGAACGCATCAGCGACAACGTCGGCGTCGAACTCTCCGCGCTGGAGACCCAACTCAAGGCCCGCAACGACGAACTCGGTTACGTCGGCAACCTCCTCAACGACTACGCCAATCGCTTCAACTCGTCGCTCCACCCGGCCGAGGTGTCGCTCTACGCGGAGAAGATCATGCCCATCCTCAACGTCTCCGAGCAGACCGAGTTGGCGCGTATCGAGAAACTGAAGACACAGGCTTCGGCCCTCTCCGTCGGCCTCGCGCGCATCAAGCAGAACGCCGGCGGCCATTCGTTCGACGGCCGCGCCGTACTCCCCGACGGTCGTTTCCAGACGGGCAAGTTCGCGCTTCTCGGCCCGATCGGCATCTTCGCCTCCTCGGACGGATCCGTCGCCGGCCTCGCCGAGCGCGGCTCTTCGACCGAGCCCCGCGTGCTCGTCTTCGACCCGGCCGCGACGCCGGCGCTCGCCTCGTTCGCCCTTTCCGGGAAAGGCGAGATCCCGCTCGACACCACCCTCGGTCGAGCCACCGCAATCGCCGCCACGCGGGAATCGGTCCTCGAGCACATCGCCAAGGGCGGTATCTGGATGTATCCGATTCTCGGATTCGCTTTCGTCGCCTTCGCCGTCGGCCTCTTCAAGTTCCTCGAGATCTCCCGCTTCAAGCTGCCGCCCTCGTCGCTCGCCCTGGATATTCTCGAGCAACTCCGGCACGGCAAAGTCGCCGAAGCGGAGAAACTCGCCAAATCGCAGGAAGGCCCGGCTTCCGCCATGCTCCTCGAGGGCATCAAACACTCGCATCTACCCAAGGAACTGCTCGACGAAGTGCTCTTCGAGAAGCTCCTCGAGGTGAAGCCCAAGCTCGAACGCGGCCTCGCGATCATCAGCGTCACCGCAGCCGTCGCCCCGCTGCTCGGTTTGCTCGGTACCGTCACGGGCATGATCAACACGTTCAAACTCATCACGCTCTTCGGCACCGGCGACGCGAAGTCGCTCTCGTCCGGCATCTCCGAGGCGCTCATCACGACCGAGTTCGGTCTCATCGTCGCGATTCCTTCGCTCCTGCTGTCCGCCTTCCTCAGCCGCAAGGTCGCCGGGTTGCTCTCTCGCCTCGAACAGACGTCCATCACGTTCGTCAACGGCGTGAGCGTGATCCGCGAAACCCGCGAGACGAACGGTCCCGTCGCCGTCGCCTCCTGA
- a CDS encoding biopolymer transporter ExbD has product MARARSIVQQNAGSDEINISPLIDMVFILLIFFIVTTVFVEETGVEVSKPQAASAVDLEKNSVLIAITSAGKVVYGGREIGVGGVRSTVRRLTQDESMPVIIQADKTVQTDLLVRVIDEAKLGGAKAVSISTDNAG; this is encoded by the coding sequence ATGGCTCGCGCACGCTCCATCGTCCAACAGAACGCCGGCAGCGACGAGATCAACATCTCGCCGCTCATCGACATGGTGTTCATCCTCCTCATCTTCTTCATCGTCACCACGGTCTTCGTGGAGGAAACCGGCGTCGAAGTGAGCAAACCCCAGGCGGCCTCTGCGGTCGATCTGGAGAAGAACAGCGTCCTCATCGCCATCACCTCGGCCGGCAAGGTCGTCTACGGCGGGCGCGAGATCGGCGTCGGCGGAGTCCGCTCCACCGTCCGGCGGCTCACGCAGGACGAATCGATGCCCGTGATCATCCAAGCCGACAAGACGGTGCAAACCGACTTGCTCGTGCGTGTGATCGACGAAGCGAAGCTCGGCGGCGCCAAGGCCGTGAGCATCTCAACCGACAACGCGGGGTGA